From a single Streptomyces misionensis genomic region:
- a CDS encoding TlpA family protein disulfide reductase: MSTRSRAVLLSAVAVTAALSLSACGKGGTSGGGGNTNFVTGNNGIDTVPVSKRAAAPDLSGRTIDGKTLNVADYKGQVVVINVWGSWCSPCREEAQYFAKVSKQYEGKGVQFVGINTRDTSTTPAVAFEQAHGIGYPSLYDPTGKLMLRFKKGTLNPQLIPSTLVIDRHGKVAARALEALDDTTLLKMLKPVVAEK; encoded by the coding sequence ATGAGTACCCGTAGCCGCGCCGTCCTGCTCAGCGCCGTGGCCGTCACCGCGGCCCTGTCCCTGTCCGCGTGCGGTAAGGGCGGCACCTCGGGCGGCGGTGGCAACACCAACTTCGTGACCGGCAACAACGGCATCGACACGGTGCCGGTGAGCAAGCGCGCCGCGGCCCCGGACCTGTCCGGCAGGACCATCGACGGCAAGACCCTGAACGTCGCCGACTACAAGGGCCAGGTCGTCGTCATCAACGTCTGGGGTTCGTGGTGCAGTCCGTGCCGCGAGGAGGCCCAGTACTTCGCCAAGGTGTCGAAGCAGTACGAGGGCAAGGGCGTGCAGTTCGTCGGGATCAACACCCGCGACACCAGCACCACCCCCGCGGTCGCCTTCGAACAGGCGCACGGGATCGGCTACCCGAGCCTGTACGACCCCACGGGCAAGCTCATGCTGCGCTTCAAGAAGGGCACCCTGAACCCCCAGCTGATCCCCTCCACGCTCGTCATCGACCGGCACGGCAAGGTCGCCGCCCGGGCGCTGGAGGCGCTGGACGACACCACGCTGCTGAAGATGCTCAAGCCGGTCGTCGCGGAGAAGTGA
- a CDS encoding cytochrome c biogenesis CcdA family protein codes for MAGPVTLAAQNQTVLHGALLVALPLALLGGLVSFFSPCVLPLVPGYLSYVTGVAGTDLAEARRGRMVTGAALFVLGFSAVFVSGGALFGSFGWTLQEHKETLSKVLGVVMILMGAFFMGLMPWFTQREFRLHKRPTAGLVGAPIVGALFGIGWTPCIGPTLASVNILAMQESSAGRGATLMVAYCLGLGVPFVLAAVAFRKALGAFGWVKRHYVWVMRIGGTMMIVTGVLLLTGAWDSLVQQMQTWSNGFTVGI; via the coding sequence CTGGCCGGCCCGGTGACGCTGGCCGCGCAGAACCAGACGGTGCTCCACGGGGCACTGCTGGTCGCGCTGCCGCTCGCCCTGCTCGGCGGCCTCGTCTCCTTCTTCTCGCCCTGCGTCCTGCCGCTGGTGCCCGGATACCTCTCCTATGTCACCGGCGTGGCCGGCACCGACCTGGCCGAGGCCCGGCGCGGGCGCATGGTGACCGGCGCCGCCCTGTTCGTGCTCGGCTTCAGTGCCGTGTTCGTCTCCGGCGGCGCGCTGTTCGGCTCCTTCGGCTGGACCCTCCAGGAGCACAAGGAGACGCTGTCCAAGGTGCTCGGCGTGGTCATGATCCTCATGGGCGCGTTCTTCATGGGGCTGATGCCCTGGTTCACCCAGCGCGAGTTCCGCCTCCACAAGCGGCCCACGGCCGGCCTGGTGGGCGCGCCGATAGTCGGTGCCCTGTTCGGGATCGGCTGGACGCCCTGCATCGGCCCGACCCTCGCCTCGGTGAACATCCTCGCGATGCAGGAGTCGAGCGCCGGGCGCGGGGCGACCTTGATGGTCGCGTACTGCCTGGGCCTCGGCGTGCCCTTCGTGCTGGCGGCCGTGGCCTTCCGCAAGGCCCTCGGCGCCTTCGGCTGGGTCAAACGCCACTATGTGTGGGTGATGCGCATCGGCGGCACGATGATGATCGTGACCGGTGTGCTGCTGCTGACCGGTGCGTGGGACAGCCTGGTGCAGCAGATGCAGACCTGGTCCAACGGCTTCACTGTGGGGATCTGA
- the resB gene encoding cytochrome c biogenesis protein ResB, which produces MSKTETDTGQGQEDLGAAGSQLSTAPREEQLSAVPAMGVIGWIRWFWRQLTSMRVALLLLLLLSLGAIPGSLIPQTGADLNKVDAFREAHKTLAPVYDKLGLFHVYSSVWFSAIYILLFVSLIGCIVPRAWQFTGQLRGRPPGAPKRLSRLPAYTTWRTTAEPEEVREAALKLLKRRRFRAHAEGDAVAAEKGYLREVGNLIFHIALIVLLVAFAWGQMYKSDGTKLMVEGDGFSNALPMYDDFKSGSMFRPDELVPFSFDLKKFTGTYETSGPNKGTPRTYQAKIEYSEGADGKRKAKTIKVNQPLHIGESKVYLVSHGYAPVITVRDGKGKVVYHDAVPLLPLDGNVTSNGVVKVMDGYRSPKGLKEQLGFQAFFVPTFDPKAGTMMSQFPALLNPLLAVNAYHGDLGVDAGIPQSVYQLDTSHMKAFKDDKGQLLKKLLQPGDSMQLPNGAGSITFDKEIKQWAGFEIVQEPGSGWALGGAIAAIFGLAGSLFIQRRRVWVRAVRGADGVTVVEMAGLGRSESAKLPEELADLAGTLYDQAPGTPDPDDDPSPITDPHVVPAEGAEK; this is translated from the coding sequence ATGAGCAAGACCGAAACCGACACGGGCCAGGGCCAGGAGGATCTCGGCGCCGCCGGGTCCCAGCTGTCCACCGCCCCGCGCGAGGAGCAGCTCTCCGCCGTGCCCGCCATGGGCGTCATCGGCTGGATCCGCTGGTTCTGGCGGCAGCTGACCTCCATGCGGGTCGCGCTGCTGCTGCTCCTGCTGCTCTCGCTCGGCGCGATCCCCGGCTCGCTGATCCCGCAGACCGGTGCCGACCTCAACAAGGTCGACGCCTTCCGCGAGGCGCACAAGACGCTCGCGCCGGTCTACGACAAGCTCGGGCTGTTCCACGTCTACAGCTCGGTGTGGTTCTCGGCGATCTACATCCTGCTGTTCGTCTCCCTCATCGGCTGCATCGTGCCGCGCGCCTGGCAGTTCACCGGCCAGCTGCGCGGCCGGCCGCCGGGCGCGCCCAAGCGGCTGTCCCGGCTGCCCGCGTACACCACCTGGCGCACGACGGCCGAGCCCGAGGAGGTGCGCGAGGCCGCGCTGAAGCTGCTCAAGCGGCGCCGCTTCCGTGCCCACGCCGAGGGCGACGCGGTCGCCGCCGAGAAGGGCTACCTGCGTGAAGTCGGCAACCTGATCTTCCACATCGCGCTGATCGTGCTGCTGGTCGCCTTCGCCTGGGGCCAGATGTACAAGTCGGACGGCACCAAGCTGATGGTGGAGGGCGACGGCTTCTCCAACGCGCTGCCGATGTACGACGACTTCAAGTCGGGCAGCATGTTCCGGCCGGACGAACTGGTGCCGTTCAGCTTCGATCTGAAGAAGTTCACCGGGACCTACGAGACCAGCGGGCCCAACAAGGGCACGCCGCGCACCTACCAGGCGAAGATCGAATACAGCGAGGGCGCGGACGGCAAGCGCAAGGCCAAGACCATCAAGGTCAACCAGCCGCTGCACATCGGCGAGTCCAAGGTCTACCTCGTCAGCCACGGCTACGCCCCCGTGATCACCGTCCGCGACGGCAAGGGCAAGGTCGTCTACCATGACGCCGTGCCGCTGCTGCCGCTCGACGGCAACGTCACCTCCAACGGCGTGGTGAAGGTGATGGACGGCTACCGGAGCCCGAAGGGCCTGAAGGAGCAGCTCGGCTTCCAGGCGTTCTTCGTGCCGACCTTCGACCCGAAGGCCGGCACGATGATGTCCCAGTTCCCGGCGCTGCTGAACCCGCTGCTCGCGGTGAACGCCTACCACGGCGACCTCGGGGTGGACGCGGGCATCCCGCAGAGCGTGTACCAGCTGGACACCTCGCACATGAAGGCGTTCAAGGACGACAAGGGCCAGCTGCTGAAGAAGCTGCTCCAGCCCGGCGACAGCATGCAGCTGCCGAACGGCGCCGGCTCGATCACCTTCGACAAGGAGATCAAGCAGTGGGCCGGCTTCGAGATCGTCCAGGAGCCGGGCAGCGGCTGGGCGCTGGGCGGCGCGATCGCCGCGATCTTCGGTCTGGCCGGGTCCCTGTTCATCCAGCGCCGCCGGGTCTGGGTGCGCGCGGTGCGCGGGGCCGACGGCGTGACGGTCGTCGAGATGGCCGGGCTCGGCCGCAGCGAGTCCGCGAAGCTCCCGGAGGAGCTGGCCGACCTCGCCGGAACCCTCTACGACCAGGCGCCGGGGACACCCGACCCCGACGACGACCCTTCCCCCATCACCGACCCTCACGTCGTACCTGCCGAAGGGGCTGAGAAGTGA
- the ccsB gene encoding c-type cytochrome biogenesis protein CcsB translates to MTLAAVTELAAGTNEHLASMSNTLVYSAMTVYTLAFLAYIAEWIFGSRSKVGRTANALTADTARQTSRPAVTVKKAGGTAVLERPQVVVRAAAGSRDVPDGPGAHGGTVQGDLYGRIAVSLTVLAFVVHLAGVVARAASVRRAPWGNMYEFSITFTAVAVGVYLVLLALRKNVRWLGLFLTTTVLLLLGLAVTVLYTASDQLVPALHSYWLYIHVSTAIFCGAVFYVGAVATILYLFKDSYESKLEAGLKPGSFATSVLERLPASATLDKFAYRVNAAVFPLWTFTIIAGAIWAGDAWGRYWNWDPKETWSFITWVAYACYLHARATAGWKGRKAAYLAMIAFACWLFNFYGVNIFVTGKHSYAGV, encoded by the coding sequence GTGACTCTCGCCGCCGTAACCGAGCTGGCCGCCGGGACCAACGAGCATCTCGCGAGCATGAGCAACACGCTCGTCTACTCCGCGATGACCGTGTACACCCTGGCCTTCCTCGCCTACATCGCCGAATGGATCTTCGGCAGCCGCAGCAAGGTGGGCCGCACGGCCAACGCGCTCACCGCGGACACCGCCCGGCAGACGAGCCGTCCCGCGGTCACCGTGAAGAAGGCCGGCGGCACCGCCGTGCTGGAGCGCCCCCAGGTCGTCGTCCGTGCCGCGGCCGGGTCCCGGGACGTGCCGGACGGTCCCGGCGCGCACGGCGGAACCGTCCAGGGCGACCTGTACGGCCGGATCGCCGTCTCGCTGACCGTGCTGGCCTTCGTGGTGCACCTCGCGGGCGTGGTGGCCCGCGCCGCCTCGGTGCGGCGGGCGCCGTGGGGCAACATGTACGAGTTCAGCATCACCTTCACCGCGGTCGCCGTCGGCGTGTACCTGGTGCTGCTGGCGCTGCGGAAGAACGTGCGCTGGCTGGGCCTGTTCCTGACCACCACGGTCCTGCTGCTCCTCGGCCTCGCCGTCACCGTGCTCTACACGGCCAGCGACCAGCTGGTCCCGGCCCTGCACTCGTACTGGCTGTACATCCACGTCTCCACCGCGATCTTCTGCGGTGCCGTGTTCTACGTCGGCGCGGTGGCCACGATCCTGTACCTGTTCAAGGACTCGTACGAGAGCAAGCTGGAGGCCGGCCTGAAGCCCGGCTCCTTCGCCACCTCGGTCCTGGAGCGGCTGCCCGCCTCCGCCACCCTGGACAAGTTCGCCTACCGGGTGAACGCGGCCGTCTTCCCGCTGTGGACGTTCACGATCATCGCGGGCGCGATCTGGGCCGGCGACGCCTGGGGCCGCTACTGGAACTGGGACCCCAAGGAGACCTGGTCGTTCATCACCTGGGTCGCCTACGCCTGCTACCTGCACGCGCGGGCCACGGCCGGCTGGAAGGGCCGCAAGGCCGCCTACCTGGCGATGATCGCCTTCGCCTGCTGGCTGTTCAACTTCTACGGCGTGAACATCTTCGTCACCGGCAAGCACTCCTACGCGGGCGTGTGA
- a CDS encoding SRPBCC family protein, producing MSGSIAQGTSQTHGNTHILHFLVRLPRPMEDVWTAVATPEGIGAWCTAVDVLEPRLDGAVSLRRLGAGRITAWDVDRMAEYTVEGGRLRFHLERDGTAESVLRFTHEFQGEGPTDMDWRRKFEQLIALLGTDSPV from the coding sequence ATGAGCGGTTCCATCGCACAGGGCACCAGTCAGACCCACGGGAACACGCACATACTCCACTTCCTGGTGCGGCTCCCGAGGCCCATGGAAGACGTCTGGACGGCGGTGGCCACCCCCGAGGGGATCGGGGCGTGGTGCACCGCCGTCGACGTTCTCGAACCCCGGCTGGACGGCGCCGTCTCGCTGCGCCGCCTGGGCGCCGGCCGGATCACCGCCTGGGACGTGGACCGGATGGCCGAGTACACGGTCGAGGGCGGCCGGCTCCGCTTCCACCTGGAGCGGGACGGAACGGCGGAGAGCGTGCTGCGCTTCACGCACGAGTTCCAGGGCGAGGGCCCGACGGACATGGACTGGCGCCGTAAATTCGAACAACTGATCGCCCTGCTGGGGACGGACTCCCCGGTCTGA
- a CDS encoding ABC transporter substrate-binding protein, which produces MAVGGMGSWVREHVWEIPLRRYLSLGLAVVLVAGGVFGVRTVMREVRQCAPGVSRPAGGKECLGVATGPYDFGQERFSKVVESIRKENDSLRGPESGSYVTVALMLPFSSKETTDLNDVEHQLQGAYLAQYRANHDPGDQSPKIRLVLANSGTGKDTWKTAVHQLEGMTGGRDRLRAVVGIGQSTDANEAAVKELTEHDIAVVGSSITADSLANGQPGKQPDPFRGLARVAPTNADEARALAFYAKANPNGNKAILVYADPGDPYTNSLKQSFGTLLKGSPYTSVLEQPFTPSESSHDFQDIKHTVCDTPPDTHTILFAGRHADLQQFVNVLGDRGCKEHPFQILTGDEASYLTYDKDLDQEALQQNLTVLYTSLAHPDAWVDNPPKTGGSTDDYDALRKLLNDGKRGPIGPVALDDGQLIIGYDAVRLAVEGIRRADTPQGGDIPTLRSVGDVWPRVVGSLKLPGASGWVCLNKHGNPYDKAVPIVKLAKGGAQFVQLAWPKGKPLDKSGCLKPE; this is translated from the coding sequence ATGGCGGTCGGGGGCATGGGGAGCTGGGTCCGTGAGCACGTGTGGGAGATCCCGCTGCGCCGGTATCTGTCCCTGGGGCTCGCGGTGGTGCTGGTGGCCGGCGGGGTCTTCGGGGTGCGCACCGTGATGCGGGAGGTCCGCCAGTGCGCGCCGGGGGTGTCGCGCCCGGCGGGCGGCAAGGAGTGCCTGGGCGTGGCGACCGGGCCGTACGACTTCGGGCAGGAGCGGTTCAGCAAGGTGGTGGAGTCGATCCGCAAGGAGAACGACTCGCTGCGCGGCCCCGAGTCGGGCTCCTATGTGACGGTGGCGCTGATGCTGCCGTTCAGCTCGAAGGAGACGACCGATCTGAACGACGTCGAGCACCAGCTCCAGGGTGCCTATCTCGCGCAGTACCGGGCCAACCACGATCCCGGGGACCAGTCCCCGAAGATCCGGCTGGTGCTCGCCAACTCGGGTACCGGCAAGGACACCTGGAAGACGGCGGTCCACCAGCTGGAGGGCATGACCGGGGGCAGGGACCGGCTGCGGGCCGTGGTCGGCATAGGGCAGAGCACCGATGCCAACGAGGCCGCCGTCAAGGAGCTGACCGAGCACGACATCGCCGTGGTCGGCTCCTCCATCACCGCCGACTCGCTCGCCAACGGGCAGCCCGGCAAGCAGCCGGACCCCTTCCGCGGTCTCGCCCGGGTGGCGCCGACCAACGCCGACGAGGCCCGCGCGCTCGCCTTCTACGCCAAGGCGAACCCGAACGGGAACAAGGCCATCCTGGTGTACGCCGACCCCGGCGACCCCTACACGAACTCGCTCAAGCAGTCCTTCGGGACGCTGCTGAAGGGCTCGCCGTACACCTCGGTGCTGGAGCAGCCCTTCACCCCGTCCGAGTCCTCGCACGACTTCCAGGACATCAAGCACACCGTGTGCGACACGCCCCCGGACACCCACACCATCCTGTTCGCGGGCCGGCACGCGGACCTCCAGCAGTTCGTCAACGTGCTGGGCGACCGCGGCTGCAAGGAACACCCCTTCCAGATCCTCACCGGCGACGAGGCCTCCTACCTCACCTACGACAAGGACCTGGACCAGGAGGCCCTGCAGCAGAACCTGACCGTGCTCTACACCTCCCTCGCCCACCCCGACGCCTGGGTGGACAACCCGCCGAAGACCGGCGGGTCCACGGACGACTACGACGCCCTCAGGAAGCTGCTGAACGACGGCAAGCGGGGGCCGATCGGCCCGGTCGCGCTCGACGACGGCCAGCTGATCATCGGCTACGACGCGGTGCGGCTCGCCGTGGAGGGCATCCGGCGGGCGGACACCCCCCAGGGTGGGGACATCCCCACCCTCAGGAGCGTCGGAGACGTCTGGCCGCGTGTCGTCGGCTCGCTGAAGTTGCCCGGCGCGAGCGGCTGGGTCTGCCTGAACAAGCACGGCAATCCCTATGACAAGGCCGTACCGATCGTGAAGCTGGCCAAGGGCGGGGCCCAGTTCGTCCAGCTGGCCTGGCCGAAGGGCAAGCCGCTGGACAAGAGCGGCTGCCTGAAGCCCGAGTGA
- a CDS encoding condensation domain-containing protein translates to MRITDIQRCGVRPGRLIEWTLSPATVAAATRLPEDSRPPAYIQESHIRTAKCVREDGLFVPTWLGTGFDLPGPVDLDALQAALRSWTLRHETLRSGFRWAGEELRRFTLDPADVSLSRADIGEFTDADRLVRHLQDRFDAVADALRWPNLIYTAVVREDSTSVYMAFDHSNVDAYSLTRIAAEVSELYAGIRGGRTEEPRTPAASYVDFCEIERADADRLDGGHDIVARWREFIRRGGGTLPGFPVDLGLTPGGPLPRQAMLCEPLADADAAAAFEAYCRPYGGALVGLLAATALIVQELGGQSVYRTVVPFHTRVRSRWTDSVGWYVGGAPIEVPVGRTRGLPDALRAVRAELGANRALARMPLARVLALLGADFRPTSPDLYSIVSYVDTRSVPGADRWREMRAHALLRVSYGDQVCVWVNRQHEGLWVASRYPDTDVAAKNMRLYVERLRDHIASAGHGRLSAVS, encoded by the coding sequence GTGCGAATCACTGACATCCAGCGCTGCGGAGTACGGCCGGGACGGCTTATCGAGTGGACACTGAGCCCGGCCACCGTCGCGGCGGCGACCCGGCTGCCGGAGGACTCCCGGCCGCCGGCCTACATCCAGGAGTCGCACATCCGGACCGCCAAGTGCGTACGGGAGGACGGCCTGTTCGTGCCGACCTGGCTGGGCACCGGGTTCGACCTGCCCGGCCCGGTCGACCTGGACGCCCTGCAAGCGGCGCTGCGCTCCTGGACACTGCGGCACGAGACGCTGCGCAGCGGTTTCCGCTGGGCGGGCGAGGAACTGCGCCGGTTCACCCTCGATCCCGCCGACGTGTCCCTGAGCAGGGCGGACATCGGCGAGTTCACCGACGCCGACCGGCTCGTGCGCCACCTCCAGGACCGCTTCGACGCCGTGGCGGACGCCCTGCGCTGGCCGAACCTCATCTACACGGCCGTCGTGCGCGAGGACTCCACCAGCGTGTACATGGCCTTCGACCACAGCAACGTGGACGCCTACTCGCTGACCCGGATCGCCGCCGAGGTGAGCGAGCTGTACGCGGGCATCCGCGGCGGCCGCACCGAGGAGCCCCGCACCCCCGCCGCCAGTTACGTGGACTTCTGCGAGATCGAGCGGGCGGACGCGGACCGGCTCGACGGCGGGCACGACATCGTGGCGCGCTGGCGGGAGTTCATCCGGCGCGGCGGCGGCACCCTGCCCGGCTTCCCGGTGGACCTCGGCCTGACGCCCGGCGGGCCGCTGCCCCGGCAGGCGATGCTGTGCGAGCCGCTCGCGGACGCGGACGCGGCGGCCGCGTTCGAGGCGTACTGCCGGCCGTACGGCGGGGCCCTGGTCGGGCTGCTGGCGGCGACCGCGCTGATCGTGCAGGAACTGGGCGGGCAGTCGGTGTACCGGACGGTGGTGCCCTTCCACACCCGGGTGCGCTCGCGCTGGACCGACTCGGTGGGCTGGTACGTGGGCGGCGCCCCGATCGAGGTGCCGGTCGGCCGCACCCGGGGCCTGCCGGACGCGCTGCGGGCCGTACGGGCGGAGCTGGGCGCCAACCGGGCGCTGGCCCGGATGCCGCTGGCCCGGGTGCTGGCGCTGCTCGGCGCGGACTTCCGGCCGACCTCGCCGGACCTGTACTCGATCGTCTCCTATGTGGACACCCGGTCGGTGCCCGGTGCCGACCGGTGGCGGGAGATGCGGGCGCACGCCCTGCTGCGGGTGTCGTACGGCGACCAGGTGTGCGTCTGGGTGAACCGGCAGCACGAGGGGCTCTGGGTGGCCAGCCGCTACCCGGACACCGACGTGGCGGCGAAGAACATGCGGCTCTACGTAGAGCGGCTGCGGGACCACATCGCCTCGGCGGGCCATGGGCGCCTGTCGGCGGTGTCGTGA
- a CDS encoding TetR/AcrR family transcriptional regulator, whose product MSPKQQRGETTVEQLLDTALRVYAETGEQGLTVAAITRASGVSLGSLYHHFGSIDGLVNALVDRWLGRLLGELAAAVAHTRTARTGIRALVRAYVNFVQEQRAAALLLHSASADRRGMADGRRLRDTQEARISPLGQWIEGYVERGELAPLPAPLIESLILGPVVAVARRWLSGVGDVDLDRAAVLLPERIWRAVAADTAED is encoded by the coding sequence ATGAGCCCCAAGCAGCAGCGTGGCGAGACCACCGTCGAACAGCTCCTGGACACCGCTCTGCGCGTGTACGCGGAGACGGGCGAACAGGGGCTGACGGTTGCCGCGATCACCCGGGCGAGCGGCGTCAGCCTCGGCAGCCTCTACCACCACTTCGGCAGCATCGACGGCCTGGTGAACGCGCTGGTGGACCGGTGGCTCGGGCGGCTGCTGGGCGAACTGGCCGCCGCGGTGGCGCACACCCGCACGGCGCGTACCGGCATCCGGGCCCTGGTCAGGGCCTATGTGAACTTCGTACAGGAGCAGCGGGCGGCGGCACTGCTGCTGCACTCCGCGTCCGCGGACCGGCGGGGCATGGCCGACGGGCGGCGGCTGCGCGACACCCAGGAGGCGCGGATCTCGCCGCTCGGGCAGTGGATCGAGGGGTATGTCGAGCGGGGCGAACTGGCTCCGCTGCCAGCGCCGTTGATCGAGTCCCTGATCCTCGGGCCGGTGGTCGCGGTGGCCCGCCGGTGGCTGTCGGGGGTCGGCGACGTCGATCTGGACCGGGCCGCGGTGCTGCTGCCCGAGCGGATCTGGCGGGCGGTCGCGGCGGACACCGCCGAGGACTGA
- a CDS encoding serine/threonine-protein kinase, protein MNGEHNGVEPLEAGDPRRIGPVPLVGRLGSGGMGRVYLGVHEGRYAAVKQVLPSVVGEDKDFVRRFGHELDNLARLPAGATARLLVGDRDARPPWFATAYVPGLTLREAVEAHGAALPAPSLWLLLGQAAADLAAVHDLEMVHRDVKPSNVMLTVDGVTLIDFGVARAADQSQLTRTGVVVGTPAYMSPEQASGVRPLTSAVDVFALGSVVAYAGSGRPPFGDESGHAVLYRIVHEQPDLTELRAADAELAEVVASCLDKDPANRPTAAELVERAAGRAPAGPPAEPLWPAPIAEILAARAEFAERVPEVVPEPEEARATGGGPRTTEGGPGAGEGPGAGEEPARPPVRGGGDRGEKPERRRRTRVLLTLVPVVVVVGAATLVVQLAPYVTGNGPRHDGAAGTPVPSLAATSGPASGSPSGSPFGSPKPGGKGSASPADARKPGKGDGTDGKAPGDPGPGGGSGSGSGGGSGASGGSGGSGGSGSGGSGGGGTTGGSHSGSGSGSGSGSGSGSGSGSGSGSGSGGGSTGGSTTTGGGSTGGSGGGTGSVHLRNAENGKCLTQVYGAVGFGGCSDSAARWTFRSASGGTVKIVNVSTGACLSSSMKGQNAAVADCGSISSAILWHTGSGNTLSTAFDGGCLALSFGGNVSTQTCRPGTAAQNWART, encoded by the coding sequence TTGAACGGGGAACACAACGGGGTCGAGCCGCTCGAAGCGGGCGACCCCCGGCGCATCGGGCCCGTCCCGCTGGTCGGACGGCTCGGTTCGGGCGGCATGGGACGGGTCTACCTCGGCGTGCACGAGGGCCGGTACGCCGCGGTCAAGCAGGTGCTGCCCTCCGTGGTCGGCGAGGACAAGGACTTCGTCCGCCGCTTCGGGCACGAGCTGGACAACCTCGCCCGGCTGCCCGCCGGCGCCACGGCCCGCCTGCTGGTCGGCGACCGGGACGCCCGGCCGCCGTGGTTCGCCACCGCGTACGTCCCCGGACTGACCCTCCGCGAGGCCGTCGAGGCGCACGGCGCAGCGCTGCCCGCGCCCTCGCTGTGGCTGCTGCTCGGACAGGCGGCGGCGGACCTGGCGGCGGTGCACGACCTGGAGATGGTGCACCGGGACGTCAAGCCGTCCAATGTGATGCTGACCGTCGACGGCGTCACCCTGATCGACTTCGGTGTCGCCCGCGCGGCCGATCAGAGCCAGCTGACCCGGACCGGCGTGGTGGTCGGCACCCCGGCCTACATGTCACCCGAACAGGCGTCGGGCGTGCGGCCGTTGACCAGTGCGGTGGACGTGTTCGCGCTGGGCTCGGTGGTGGCGTACGCGGGCAGCGGGCGCCCGCCGTTCGGCGACGAGTCCGGGCACGCGGTGCTGTACCGGATCGTGCACGAGCAGCCGGATCTGACGGAACTGCGGGCGGCCGACGCGGAGTTGGCCGAGGTGGTCGCGTCCTGCCTGGACAAGGACCCGGCGAACCGGCCCACGGCGGCGGAGCTGGTGGAACGGGCGGCGGGCCGGGCGCCGGCCGGTCCGCCCGCGGAGCCGCTGTGGCCCGCCCCGATCGCCGAGATCCTCGCGGCACGGGCGGAGTTCGCGGAACGGGTCCCGGAGGTGGTGCCGGAACCGGAGGAGGCGCGGGCCACGGGGGGCGGGCCGCGGACCACGGAGGGCGGACCGGGCGCCGGGGAGGGACCGGGCGCGGGGGAGGAGCCCGCGCGCCCGCCGGTGCGCGGCGGCGGGGACCGGGGGGAGAAGCCCGAACGGCGCCGCCGCACAAGGGTGCTGCTGACCCTCGTCCCGGTCGTGGTCGTCGTCGGCGCGGCCACACTGGTCGTCCAGCTGGCGCCGTACGTCACCGGGAACGGACCCCGCCACGACGGCGCCGCGGGCACCCCGGTCCCGTCCCTCGCCGCGACGTCCGGCCCCGCGTCGGGCAGCCCTTCCGGCAGCCCCTTCGGGAGCCCGAAGCCCGGCGGGAAGGGCTCGGCGTCCCCGGCGGACGCCAGGAAACCCGGCAAGGGCGACGGGACGGACGGCAAGGCGCCGGGCGACCCGGGCCCGGGCGGCGGGTCGGGCTCCGGGTCCGGCGGCGGCTCCGGTGCCTCGGGCGGGAGCGGGGGGAGCGGTGGAAGCGGTTCCGGCGGCTCGGGCGGTGGCGGCACCACCGGGGGATCGCACTCCGGGTCCGGGTCCGGTTCGGGGTCCGGGTCCGGTTCGGGGTCCGGGTCCGGCTCGGGCTCCGGGTCCGGTTCTGGCGGCGGCTCCACGGGCGGATCGACCACCACCGGCGGCGGTTCCACCGGCGGTTCCGGCGGCGGCACCGGCTCCGTCCACCTCCGGAACGCCGAGAACGGCAAGTGCCTCACCCAGGTCTACGGCGCCGTCGGCTTCGGCGGCTGCTCCGACTCCGCCGCCCGCTGGACCTTCCGCAGCGCGTCCGGCGGCACGGTGAAGATCGTCAACGTCTCCACGGGTGCCTGCCTCAGCTCCAGCATGAAGGGCCAGAACGCCGCCGTCGCCGACTGCGGCAGCATCAGCTCCGCCATCCTGTGGCACACCGGCTCCGGCAACACCCTGAGCACGGCCTTCGACGGCGGCTGCCTCGCCCTCTCCTTCGGCGGCAACGTCTCCACCCAGACCTGCCGGCCGGGCACGGCCGCGCAGAACTGGGCGCGGACCTGA